Within the Gracilinema caldarium DSM 7334 genome, the region TAAGGTCGGAAAACATTGGCGAACCATGCGGCTTACACCAAGATCTTGAACAATGATACCATCTGGTTCTATAGTCGCAAGATATTTTAGAAATTGGTACATTCGGTCAGCTTCCCGTTGTTCAAAGACAGTATTGACCGTAACATAGATTTTTTTACCCATCCGATGTAGACTTTTTACCGCCCCTTCGAATTGAGAATAGGCAAAGTTACTGGTTCTAAGCCGAGCATTAAAGTTTTTCAGACCTAAATAGACCGCATCGGCACCTTCATTAATAGCTGCATCCAAAGCTTCTGGAGACCCTGCGGGGGCCAGCAATTCTATCGCCTTCATTGAACAACCTTCATAATAATTCCAAGTTTTACGAGCCCATCATAGACAAACTGGATTGACATTCCTGACAGGAGCAAACCCATAATCCGCTCGATAACCGAAACACCGGTTCGTCCCAGGGCTTTTAATATTAATTCTGAAGCTCCCATAGAGAAACCTGTAACAAGAAGTGTACACAATACAGCTACAAAGAGCATGGGGACTATGATATAGAGTGGATACTGAGAGCTTGTGAAAAGCAAGATAGTGGTGATCGCGCCAGGACCTGCGAGCATTGGAATAGCAAGAGGGAAAATTGCCACAGAAGTACGTTCATCCTCATCTTCTTCGCTTGGCCTTTCATTATTTGAAACCTTGGATCGATTTGCCTGACCAAACAACATTTCCAAAGAGACAATAAATAACATAATACCACCAGCGATAAAAAAAGATCCGGGATGTACATTTAAAATAAGGAGTACCCATTTTCCGGCTATAATGAAAAGAGTCAAAATAAGAAATGCTGTAATGAGGGCTCGCTTAATAGTCCGCTTTTTTTCTTCTGCCGTGAGCCGAGCCGTAAGACCAATATACATGGGAACAATACCAAAGGGATCAACGACAACAAAAATCGTAAAAAGAATTTGAATAAATAGTGTCACCATAGGAGCCAGACTATACCCTATTTCTTTACCTTGGTACAGACATGGTCCTAGTCTATTGCATGTTTCAGATCTTGCAGAAAAACCTTTGCCTTTTTTATTGTATTTATGTAGTATATAGCTAGCGGCCCATAAGGGTTATACCCTTTACCACGCCTCGAATCATCAATAACAAGGAGCCCCCCATGAGCGCAGAAGTTACCCTGACCTCAGCAAATTTTGATACAGAGGTTATGCAGTCAACCACTCCCGTCTTAATAGATTTTTGGGCAGAATGGTGTATGCCCTGTAAAATGTTAGCCCCCCTTATCGACCAGATTGCTTCTCAATATGCGGGTAAACTTAAGGTTGGCAAAGTTAATGTAGATGAAGACAGTGAATTAGCCAACCGTTTTGGTATCGTTTCCATCCCAACCTTGCTTGTTATGAAGGATGGGAATGTGATACGGCAACGGGTAGGGGCTTTACCAAAACATGAACTCGAAAACCTGTTTAAGGATCTTATATAATTAGTAACTATCTAAAACAGAATAATACAAAGAATAAATTCCTTTTATTTTTATAATTTTTGTAAGCAATTTTCATTATAGGGATATTCAATGTACTGAATATCCCTATTGTTTCAATCTTGAAATAGAGTACATCATGAATATTATTTTTTGTTCTTTTTATTTATGATTACAGTTTTCGCAGTCTCTGAATATCGATCTGAACGGTTTGGAAAACCCGGTGTAGCACCACCCGTTACTGTTACATACCAATCCCGGGCACTGTTGGAATCAACCATCAATTCATCCCGACAAATAGTTCGGGTCGTTGTAGTAGTAGAACTTCCACAGGAATCTTGAGGTAACAGGGTTCCCGGCTGTCCATCCTTTTTTATCCAGGCTTTCGGACCCGCTAAAAATGTACTGAATTGTATAAGTTCCTGTTTAAGCCAATCACCACTTGTATACTCACTGAAGAATACCGCATCTAAAATATCATTATCTTGATTAACTAAAGCAATACCATCGGTTTTTCTGAGCCGTTCTTCATTTCCTTGTATCCAAAGATCCCGGACTTGGGGTGAGGTTTCGGTACCAGCAGATCGGGAAAGATCATCATCCAATTCATCACGACAACCTTCTTCTATAGTTCTTAAATGGAGAACTATGTATTCACCCTGGGTGACTTCAACAGGGGGAAACTCATATATAGGTTTTCCCACACCATTAAGGGCGGTAATAACTGATAGAGCCCCCAGATTACCAGCAGAACCGATGTATAGTTCGATATACTCTACCTTTGGTTTGCTATATTCGGTACGAACTTCATTAATCCGTAGCGAAGGCAGCCGATCATTCCGGGCACGGAAGGGAGTCAGCACGCTCAAGGTATTTTTCTTTTCATCAGCCACCAGGAGTTCTGCAACAAAAGGGTACCCTTCAGGTAATGGACTCTTTACAGTAACAATAAGTCGCTGCCCCCCTTCGATATGGTCTATTTCAACAGGAGGATCAAAATGAACCGACGAGGCAGTCACAGGGACAGAAAAATCAAAGGCGATCTGGGTCGATGAAAGAGCCTTAACAGCTAAAAACACCGGCATGGTCGTATCAAAAGAAATAACATTTTCGAGTACCACCTCAGGTTTGCATGAAATAAGGAATGTAATGCCTGCTATAATAAAGGTTTTTTTAAGATTCCCTTGATGCTGCCAGTACAAGAATTTCATCAATTTCATAGGCTCTCCTTGCATATGAGTACAAGCAGCACGAAGCAACATGCTTTAATATATCGATGCATCATCTACTTTAAAAACTTAGATTAACCTGCTACTATTAGAGTATGAGTCTCAGCATTTATACTCTAGACCTTCGTGCGCCTTTTATGTATTCACGAAATGTGATGGATGATCCCTTTATCCAACCGATATATTATGAAGAACAAATCGCCTGTTTTTCTCTTGATAAAGAGGCTTGTAAAGCTATAGAACCTGATATAAACCAGTTTCTTGGTCCCATCCTTTTTACAGGTATACAAACGAATGAAATTCAAGAAGTAGAACATTGTTCTATTCCAAAGGGGTTGTATCTTTTTGCCCAACTCAGAGAATTCCCAAACAAAGAACTTTTTACTGCCATGGCGTTGGAAGTACAGAAGGAGGGACTCTGGAGAGGGCTGAGCATGGAACCAATTGTCTTTATGCGAGTTCTTAAAGAAGATGATGGGCTAGTAACCCAGGTATTTCGTCCTATAAGTTCCAATACACATAAGTAGCAATTTCAGCTCGATGGAATCCAGTATACAGCGAAAGAGAGTTATTTTTTCTCTTTCTAATAACATTTATGAAAATCTTGCTCTTGAAAATTACCTCTTTGAGCATCTTGATCCTCAAGAAGCATTATTATTTCTCTGGCGTAATACCTATACAGTAGTAATAGGTAGATTTCAGGACCCTGAGATCGAATGTAATCTCAAGGCACTTCAAGTTGATGGAATCCCCCTTGCTCGAAGACAAAGCGGTGGTGGTACTGTCTGGCATGACCTAGGGAACCTTTGTTTTACCTTTATGAGTTCAAAGAAATTCTTTAACAGAGACAATAATCTTATCTTGATTCAACGGGCTTTACAGAACTTAGGATTTCCTGTAGAAATTAATAATCGGCACGACATTCTTTTGCATGGAAAAAAGATTTCTGGTTCTGCCTTTCGAGAAAAAGCGGATCGATCTTTTCATCATGGGACAATACTGGTCACCGCTGAGCTTGATAAACTTCATTATTACCTAAAACCAGAACTTGAAAAACCTCAGAGCCGCCATACCCGTTCAGTATCTTCACCGGTAAGCCAACTTTCCGCTTGGCAAAAGGACATTTGCATCTCAGATGTTGAAACTATGCTAAAGGATAGTTTTTCACCAAAACCCGCCGAAACCATCTCGATAGAGGCGGTACTACATGACCCACTTTATTTTAACTATTTATATCAAATGCAAAGCCGGGACTGGATCTATGGTCCCGGTGCAACTTAAAGCCGAAGAGCTTCTACCATATAGCGAATATCAGAGCCGGAAATTGCCTTTTTCGTCATCTCAATTACGAAAATCATGGAACCATCTTTGGGAGCAATCATAACCCTGCAGATACGGTAGGATTGTACAGCAGGACGTTTCAGTTGGGGAGTTCCTACTACGTATTTTTTTTTGCTTCCATCATTTTTAGTACATTCCAGATTGATGAAAAATGAAGATTGGATATTATCACCTGATCCTTCTACAAGGCTTACAATATTGGCTACATAGGAATCTCCTGTTTCAAAGTCACGAAATTCAATCGAGGTATTGTTGCTGCTGGATCCAGCCTTCGAGTCCATTGAAAGATAGAGGGGACGACTTTGCCTCAGGAAATCTATACCATATTTACTAAAAAGAGAGCCATTACTTGAAAGCAAAGAGTACAGAGCTCCACTTCCATCTTGTCCTTGTATAATTGGTGCTGAATGGACATAGGACAAACGACCACCACTAACGAAATTGTTCTTAGGAACATCCACCACAAAGATATCTGCCCAAGGTTTTAAGGTACCCGATTCTATTCCATACTGACCGAAAGCATAATATCTGCCATCCATGGAAAAGCCTAAATCCATAAAGGTTGCCACATCTCCAGCCCAGAGCGTACAAGCAAGACTGAGTCCCAAACCAATAGCAACTATAGTAAATCTTTGTTTATACATCTGATGCTCCTTATGTTTTTTATCGGCATCTATTTTATGGTCTTGAGTATAGCCTTATAGTAAGCTATGGTTATTATATGACATTATCTGGTAGAAATCGTCTGCTTCTCTTAGGGATCTTTTGGGCTTCTCTCATGCTTGTAGTATCTGTTCTTTTTGTAATTCAAACCTTTTCTATTTTTCCACAGATTGGAAAACAAGCTATGGGCCGTTCCTTTGGCTTTACGCATATTCTCATTGAACCTTTTACTTCAATAAATAGGTTTACCCCCTTGTTTTCAATACTTTTTTGTATGATCTATAGTCTTTCAGGAATTATTATTATATATGTTCTTTTTGAAAAAACCCATGCGCCAGAAATTTTATTTTTTGCCAATTTTATATTATCTCTTTCTTTCGAAATAAGCCGTATGGCAATCCCATTAATTAGTTATTATAACACGTCATTAACCTATTCCATTTTTGCTGGCAAGATACTGTTATTTAGTCGCTTTTTTGGTCTTTTTTCTTTATTTCTAGCAAGTAATTATGCTGCGGGTCTTGAAATGCAACGCTATGGCATACTACTTCTCTTAAATGCTGCAATTTGTTTGGCGCTAGCCTCTGGAGTACCTATAGACAGCATGAATTGGGATTCGGCTCTCACACCCCGTTTTGGTTTTGCGGAAATGTTCTTCTTTATCGAAGCAACAATCTTAAGCATTACGATCCTTAGTTTTTTCATATCAATCAAAAATAAAAGTAGTAAAGATTATTTATTTGTTAGTATTGGTATTTTATTTGTTTTAGTGGGAAGAGATTTCATCCTTCATGCAGACTCCTATATCGAACTGATGATAGGTGCACCAGCACTCGGATTAGGGACATGGATGTATTGTAAACATCTGCATCAATACTATTTATGGTTGTAAGAACCAAACGATAAACCCCACACCGATGGGCATTATAATATTGTCAAAGTCTTTAAGAGGGAATATTTCAATGAGTGTTGCAGCAATTGCTGTAAAAAAAGACAGAGAAATAGATTTTGAAATCCTATAGGTTATTAAAAACACCGCAAAAAAACAGGCAAGAGATCCTTCTATACTTTTACCCATTAAAATGAGTGGCCTTATTTTCCCAAAAACCTTACCGATAAGACTGGCTAAACCATCACCAAAGGCTAATGCATAAATTGCTATAGATGAAGCCGGTGCTGGATATAACAACAATGCAAGCATTGCCCCTATACCAAGCGTTACAGGACCTAAAACGAAGCGCCCCTGGTCACGTTTTCGTGCTGCCATGAATGTTACTTGAGAAATAAAAGGAACTACAACACCGGATAAACGTAATGTTTCTGCATAAGAATACAGAATCACACCAAGCACTAGTAGTACAAGAGTTCCCGTAGTACTGATTATAGCAAGACTAGGAACTATCGCAATTAAAAAGTGTATAGATTTTCTAAATATTTCTGTTTTAATCTCATCTACAGTGTTTGCAAGTATCATATTAAAACATATCCTTTTACAACAAACTTATTTAAAGCATGCAATTTTCATGCCAATTTCATAAAAACTATAAATACAGATCACATCTCTTTTTACCATATATACATATATAATATATGCTAAAAACTTCAACAAGTATAATAACCATAAAGTCTACTTTTGTAGACACGAGATATTCAAATTTAACTATATTTTTGAACTACTGAATTACCTTGACAGATAGACCTCTCTGGTGCTAGTATCTGTTCCACAGATAAGAAAGTCCTCTAATAGGGTTTTAAACCAGAAGGAAAGTGTCATGCTGGCGATACTCTAAAAGGGGCAATCGTTAGGGCGATTAACTCAGCGGGAGAGTGCTACCTTCACACGGTAGAAGTCATTGGTTCAAATCCAATATCGCCCAATTAATTGTTTTACGCTTCTGCTTTAACTCAGCTTATTTTCATCTTATCATTTTTCAAGTAACTCCTCCCATAAAGATGGCTCAAGGACGTCCTTATCTATAGGACTGTATATTTGCCTTTCATAGTTTTTAATCGGATACAAACTATTTCGAGTATTTAGAAACGCAAGGTTCTTAGATCCTGAACGAACCATACGTTTTGGATCCCTTGTAATGAGGTCCCACGCTCTTGAGGATTCGGCATACAGAGCAAGGGCTTGGGAACGAAGTTTATTATCACCTGTGACCTCTGCTAGGCTTTCTAAGGTAACAGCTAGATTGTTCCGGGCCATCATAAGGCGTTCCACTAATTCCATATGGTCAGGCCTATCATTTGGAACCAACATTGGGAATCGGGATCGTTCTGTTTCAAGAATATCAAGAAGACGATTGTAATATCCCTGAGCCGCATGATAATCGCCCCGCATATATGTTGCATTACCAAGGGCCAACAATAAACGACGATTCAGAGGAAATTCGAGGGATGTAATAAAAAATTTTTCTAAGGCCTCAGCCCAGTTTTTATTAGTATAATGTATGACACCAATACGATATTGGACTTCTGCAGGGGCCCACCCATTTTCAAGGGATGACATATAGTGCTGTAAAGCACTTTCATAATTTCCAGCACTAAAATATTCTATATCTGCAAGATCAGCATACAGTCTACCAAATTCGGATGAACGTGCCAATATTCGACGTTGCACAGCATCCTCATAAACTTTCAATCCAGCAACCAATTGAGCCTGAGCGGTTATAAATTCCCGATTATTGCGAAGTAGTAGAGCATAACGACGATAGGTATCGATATGGTACCCAATTCTGCGTGATGAAAGCTCTGGGGCAGTATCGAAAACTGAAAGAGCCTTTTCAAGCATTGCCTGTTCATCAACAGGTTTACCAAATTTGGAAAAATACCTTGCAAGATGATAGTATCCTTCCGGAATATTTCTATCAGTTTTAATTGCTCGTTCAAGAACCTCTCGTAAACCTTCAATTCTGCTAATATTTTTATCTGGAACCCCTTTAACATCCTGTAATTTTTTATCTAGCAGATATCCCCCCATTTCAGCGAGGGTTGCTCCACTAATTTTCCGCTTCTTTGACTCCATAAAATAGACTTGCAAAGGTAGTACTTCTGCTAAATTATCAGTACGGATAAAATACTTTAGCATTCGTTCAAGAACGGGATCTTCCTTTCCATAACGTTCCATATAACGGGCAAAGGCTTTTCTTGCCTCTTCATAACGAACTGGTTCCATATCTCCCCAAGCAAGGTTAACATCCCCTAAGGCAAGTAAACCATCCTTATCGTCAATAGCATAATCAAGTATATGGTTTCTCAAAATTCTATCTGCTTTAACATAGTTATTCAGATATGTTGCTTCAAAGTGTGCAAATTCCAGAGCGCCCTTTTTATCCCGGGGATAATAACGTAAAAGTTCTTCGTATTTCTGCTCTGCATAGATGTATTGTCGTTTATCCCTAAATTTTTGAGCGTACTTAAAAAACCAAGACTTTTTTCGCCATAGATTAAAGGCCTCAAAAAATCGTTCATTGGCGCGTTGGTAATCTCCTGCATCAATACGTTCAAAACCCTTTTTATAAATTGATTCAGCCTTTAACGGAGTGTAAATAAACTCAAAACTCAAATAAAAAATCGATGCTGTAAGGAGTACAATAAAGGTAAATAATTCTAGAATAGGCAACATCCTATGGCGGAAAATATAAGCAAAACTAGCTTGTTCAGCCTCTAGTGCTTCGCCTGTCTTTTTTTCAAAGCTTTTAGGGATTGGAATACTTCGTCCTAATATCTTACTAGCAAAAGATGCTGTTTCCTTTGCAGAAGAACCACGAATGAGCATTTTTATCAGGGTACTAAGCTGTTCAGGCAGTATTGCCTGCTCAGCGATCAACTCCTCACAAGCAATTCTAAGATTAAGAGGATACGACGTGAGAGTTTGTTCAAGCTTTTTAAAATCTTCTTCAGAGAGGGTTATTTCTTCTACAATGGGGATTGGAATATTCCCTTTTTTACCTGAAGCCTCAGAAGCTTTTTCTATCGAGGCAGGCTCTTTAGTCTGCATAAAGAGCTCATCAATACCTGATAAAGAAAAATCCTCTACACCAGAAAGCCCTCCTTGAGATACATCAAGTTTATTAGTGATATCTTCATTGTCATTATGGATTTCTTGAAACGATTCAGATCCAAGAGAAAATTCATCATATTCACTGACTTCTGATCCCCCAAGAGAACCAAGATCCCCAAAAGTACTTGATGAAGAAGGAGGTAATGTATCAGGGCTTGTTTCGGGAAAGGATCCTTCAAATTCTGGAATGGAAAAGTCAAATTCCTCTAATTTTGATGAAGTTGTAGGATTTTGTGATAGTTCTGTGGTCTCTTGGGTTTCTTCAAAACCAAGTTCTTCTCCTCCTGAGCTTTCTAGATCGAGAATATCTGAAACTTGTTCTGTTGTTCCTTCATCATCGCCTGCTAATGTTTCCTCAACAACAGATTCTTGAGGTGTATGTATCAATTTAGAATCCTGCTCTGAACGGCTTTCTTCAATTTCTTCAGAAAAACCTTGCAATAAATCATCAGGAACCGAAAAGTCCATATTCTCTGGTACATCCACATGCTCAGTTTGATCAGAAAGAGTTTGCGGCAAACCAGTATCCAATACAGATTCGTCTTCTGTATTCTTCGGCTCCGTGAGGGCTTCTTCGCTGATAGAATCCAGGAAACTACCGAAGTCAAAATCTTCTTCGGTGGTCGAAGAAGTAGTAGATGGTTTTTCAAGATCATCTAAAGAAAAATCAACTTCATCAACCTGGTTGGATGGACTAAGTGAAGCCATCGAAGCAACTTCAGATGAAACTTCAGAAGG harbors:
- a CDS encoding MarC family protein, whose protein sequence is MVTLFIQILFTIFVVVDPFGIVPMYIGLTARLTAEEKKRTIKRALITAFLILTLFIIAGKWVLLILNVHPGSFFIAGGIMLFIVSLEMLFGQANRSKVSNNERPSEEDEDERTSVAIFPLAIPMLAGPGAITTILLFTSSQYPLYIIVPMLFVAVLCTLLVTGFSMGASELILKALGRTGVSVIERIMGLLLSGMSIQFVYDGLVKLGIIMKVVQ
- the trxA gene encoding thioredoxin gives rise to the protein MSAEVTLTSANFDTEVMQSTTPVLIDFWAEWCMPCKMLAPLIDQIASQYAGKLKVGKVNVDEDSELANRFGIVSIPTLLVMKDGNVIRQRVGALPKHELENLFKDLI
- a CDS encoding lipoate--protein ligase family protein — encoded protein: MESSIQRKRVIFSLSNNIYENLALENYLFEHLDPQEALLFLWRNTYTVVIGRFQDPEIECNLKALQVDGIPLARRQSGGGTVWHDLGNLCFTFMSSKKFFNRDNNLILIQRALQNLGFPVEINNRHDILLHGKKISGSAFREKADRSFHHGTILVTAELDKLHYYLKPELEKPQSRHTRSVSSPVSQLSAWQKDICISDVETMLKDSFSPKPAETISIEAVLHDPLYFNYLYQMQSRDWIYGPGAT
- a CDS encoding DUF2259 domain-containing protein; this encodes MYKQRFTIVAIGLGLSLACTLWAGDVATFMDLGFSMDGRYYAFGQYGIESGTLKPWADIFVVDVPKNNFVSGGRLSYVHSAPIIQGQDGSGALYSLLSSNGSLFSKYGIDFLRQSRPLYLSMDSKAGSSSNNTSIEFRDFETGDSYVANIVSLVEGSGDNIQSSFFINLECTKNDGSKKKYVVGTPQLKRPAVQSYRICRVMIAPKDGSMIFVIEMTKKAISGSDIRYMVEALRL
- a CDS encoding diacylglycerol/polyprenol kinase family protein, which translates into the protein MILANTVDEIKTEIFRKSIHFLIAIVPSLAIISTTGTLVLLVLGVILYSYAETLRLSGVVVPFISQVTFMAARKRDQGRFVLGPVTLGIGAMLALLLYPAPASSIAIYALAFGDGLASLIGKVFGKIRPLILMGKSIEGSLACFFAVFLITYRISKSISLSFFTAIAATLIEIFPLKDFDNIIMPIGVGFIVWFLQP
- the flcA gene encoding periplasmic flagellar collar protein FlcA, whose product is MPSLQDLQEFKASLKNIGREPFVLQESGEGYDDLPLPDTEPIPIELSTSEDAPSEVSSEVASMASLSPSNQVDEVDFSLDDLEKPSTTSSTTEEDFDFGSFLDSISEEALTEPKNTEDESVLDTGLPQTLSDQTEHVDVPENMDFSVPDDLLQGFSEEIEESRSEQDSKLIHTPQESVVEETLAGDDEGTTEQVSDILDLESSGGEELGFEETQETTELSQNPTTSSKLEEFDFSIPEFEGSFPETSPDTLPPSSSSTFGDLGSLGGSEVSEYDEFSLGSESFQEIHNDNEDITNKLDVSQGGLSGVEDFSLSGIDELFMQTKEPASIEKASEASGKKGNIPIPIVEEITLSEEDFKKLEQTLTSYPLNLRIACEELIAEQAILPEQLSTLIKMLIRGSSAKETASFASKILGRSIPIPKSFEKKTGEALEAEQASFAYIFRHRMLPILELFTFIVLLTASIFYLSFEFIYTPLKAESIYKKGFERIDAGDYQRANERFFEAFNLWRKKSWFFKYAQKFRDKRQYIYAEQKYEELLRYYPRDKKGALEFAHFEATYLNNYVKADRILRNHILDYAIDDKDGLLALGDVNLAWGDMEPVRYEEARKAFARYMERYGKEDPVLERMLKYFIRTDNLAEVLPLQVYFMESKKRKISGATLAEMGGYLLDKKLQDVKGVPDKNISRIEGLREVLERAIKTDRNIPEGYYHLARYFSKFGKPVDEQAMLEKALSVFDTAPELSSRRIGYHIDTYRRYALLLRNNREFITAQAQLVAGLKVYEDAVQRRILARSSEFGRLYADLADIEYFSAGNYESALQHYMSSLENGWAPAEVQYRIGVIHYTNKNWAEALEKFFITSLEFPLNRRLLLALGNATYMRGDYHAAQGYYNRLLDILETERSRFPMLVPNDRPDHMELVERLMMARNNLAVTLESLAEVTGDNKLRSQALALYAESSRAWDLITRDPKRMVRSGSKNLAFLNTRNSLYPIKNYERQIYSPIDKDVLEPSLWEELLEK